The Musa acuminata AAA Group cultivar baxijiao chromosome BXJ3-6, Cavendish_Baxijiao_AAA, whole genome shotgun sequence region GAATCAGCACAGTTTAGTTCGATCCCAATTATGCGAGGGCATCCACGTGGTCGCTCAGAGGGATGAATGGAGAGGGAACAAAGGATCGGGGCTGGTGTCTCCTGGTCGACTCGAAATACAGCTAAGGTTATCTCGAGTTTTTACACAACATGTCAATGTCAGGAAGGGGGATTCCTAGCTCAACCCCTCCGAAGCTTAAGTCGGTTGTTTGAGAGTAATGATCAATGTCTCTAGTATATGCTTGGGGGTGGCGTTTTGTACCTCTCGTCGAAGGTTAGTGTTGCGCGGACTGTTAATGACCATCGACATTCCAAGCGATCGATTCGTTTGCTTCGTTCGCTTCGGATGGCATGAGCCAACTATTCCGATTCTACATCACACGGCGCTGTCTTACTTGATTTTGGGTGCCACTTCATATAGTCTCAGGTGGTGTACTTATTACTGAGTCTGTTGTGTCATTTCAAGATACAGGTAATTGCGTTGCTTTTAAATGTGTACATGAGATTCGGAGGTACCACATTGGTTTTGAGATGGCTGTCCTTGTTAAAATATCCCCTTTCATTGCAATGGTAAGCAGATCACTGAACTTAGTGAACGAAATCATCGAAGTATATGGAACTTCCTACCCTCATGTGACAAACTCTTGTTCCTTCACCTTTCAAGAAGAGGATCGTGTGTTGTATGACGGTACATGCAGCGAAGCCAAAATAGTAGATGAACATGAATGGTGGAATCATAAACGTTGAGATACTTTTGGATTGAAGaccaaaggaaaggaaaggaaaggcaaGAGAAAGGGAAATAAACAATGGCTCCTGTTCTCTTGCCTTTTGATCATTACTAGCATCAGTATCAGCATCATCATTGTGGTGTCATCATCTCCAGTCGAAAAGAGAAATGGGGGAGTGGACCTCTCTCTTGGTGGTGGATTACTGTTTTCCTCTCTCTCCAGCATCGAATCAGAATCAGGAGGAAGCGTCAACAAGAGTGAGTTTCCTCTTTCTCCATTAATCTTTGGAGTTTAGAGATCTCATCGCTGCAAACTGGTACTTAAAACAGGCTGTTGTTGGAAAGGGACGACAGGTCGCGCCTAATCTCGTCTACTCCAGCCGGACTCGCATCCCTTTCCACCACCACGCACACCACCGCCCGCGCGTGCTCTTCGATCGCCGCGCCGTGATCGGGGCCGTCCGCTGTCGTCATCGTCGGTGGCGGATGCGGACGCATGCACGCATTGCATGGGACAAGAGCGCAGGCCCCATGACAAAAAGGACGAGACGTAGTCAAAAAGTGCCGCATAGACATAGCTTCTCCCAACCAATTCCATCCCACATattggactctctctctctctcgcacacaCGCCAAAAGAGCAGGGTGGTGCCTGCCTTTTCCTCGCATCCGCATTGTTGCCTTTGGTGACGTCCGGGAGAGACCATGATGAGAGAAACAAAGGTGGAGgaaggaggggagagagagagagcggagaTGTACTCTTTCTCCCTTCTTTTGCGTCTTTGGTCTCCGGGGTTGACGTCACAAAGGAGAACCTGTCGCGTGTGCAGCGAGCAGCGTCGCAGCATTCCCTGGAGCGATGGGATTTCTCAAGGACCCGCGGCCGCTGTGTGGATCCGCGGCCGCTGTCGATGGCATCGCGAGCCTCATCCAATGCGCAATGCTTTGCTTCAGGGCCGGAGTTCCCTCGAAGAACCATTCATGGAGACTTGGAAGAACCTTGCTTTCTTTGAGGTGCACTGATCGTTCTGTCAAAGCTACTCTTCTCAATACGATCGACAACCTAAGTAGTAATTGCGTCATCTGCGTCCGAGTGATGAGCGAGGAGAGATGAGCAAATACAATAATTAGCAGCCCTCTCTCCGACAGAACTCTGCTTTTGTTCCTCCTCGGATTTTTAATGGTAACAGTGCTTTGTTTCACTCTCGCTGCTGTGCTGCGGCTGCAGCAACAACGATTCTGCCACAGTCCCCTGTTTCCCTGTAGCGCTCGTCTATCCCTGCCTCACCTCCTAAAGCTGCTACAAAACCCAGCAgaccataccataccataccatgAGAAAGAGAAGTTGCTGCGGTAAAACAACAGGATAAAGAAAGAAAACGCATCAGGGTGGGACATGATAGAGACGAAGGGATCCATCGACGAGTACCGATGAACAGAAGAGTGGAAAGAGAAAGAGGCAGGGATTTGGATTCGCTAATGCGATTTGGATTCGCTAATCCTATTTGAAGCCAGGAAAAAGGTAAGAAAAGGGTGtttgggggggggggaggggggggagagagagagagagagagagaggggtgaatCATGGCGTCTTCCATCATCGAAAGGTCGGTATCTTTATGGCGAAAAGAgagaataaaaagataaaaaggagTGCCCCGAATTCGACTACTCATTGCAAATGCTGCGACAGTTTGGCGTGCTTCTTTGGTTGCCAACAAAAAATTCGACCTTTTTCTACAGCAGCTGGtggccctcctcttcctcctccattcCTTCCCCTCCGACGACGACCATCAGAGGCCCACGTCTCTCCCTTTCACTCGCTCTATTTTTATCTTCCGCCGCAGCTTTATAAGCCGACCCACTGGAAACAGGTCTTGGTTCTTAGCGCTGTGGCTGTAATCGTTTTATTCTTTCTGCCTGAACTCGACAATTTGGTCTCTTGTTACTTTGGCTTCTCCGGATTGAACGATTCTGGGATATCATTTCGTTTTCTGCTGGCTGGACGCACGGCTCTATGCTCAGAAGTTGGTGCTTTTTGAATAAAGATGAGATTTTTCTGCTTAAAGATTGGATTTTGATGCTACATGTTTTGTCCTGCCAAGGTGGATAGTGCTGACGCCCCGAAGATGCTTCCTTCCACGAAATAAAAGCAATACGCTTGAAGATGTAAATTTGGTGCTCCTGAAGCAATCTCTTCCAAATGCTGATACTGTTACAGGATATTTGAAGAGAGGTTCTTGGTTGCAGCATGAAGATACTTCTCTTTTGGTGAGAGCTTGTTGTTGAGCTTTCTTTCTTCAGATTTTTCTCAAGAGAAGTTGAGCTCCTAACATTGCTGGTTAAAGATGTCCTCCATCCAAGAAAACGTCGGACCTGTCGGTCTAAATAGCGCTGCAGTGCTGCAAGATGAGATGAAGCTCTTGGGGGAAGCTCCGAGTATGTCAAGTTAGTAATTTGCTTCTTGATTACACTTTTGCTTGATGATGTTCATCTTGcatttctgtaatgtttgatagaaatatatatattatttgcttcattttttttttttctggttcttCATTCAATCGTCAGTGAGTTGATGAGAATTAGCTTGGTTTTATTTGTAGGTGGAAGGAAGGTGATAAATTCTGAGCTTTGGCATGCTTGCGCTGGATCATTCGTATCGTTGCCTCAACCCGGCAGCCTAGTGTACTATTTCCCACAGGGGCACAGCGAGCAGGTCCCTGTATTGCTCATCTTGTCGTATACTGTGGATACAACATGATTCTTGACTTGTCCTGGTATTGTTTTCCCTAGAGAGAACCTAATACAGAATCTTTGGCAGCAAAATTTCATAAGTAAAATCTGCTAATAAAAGCAGACTCAACATATCTTCTCATGTTGATGATTAGTTGTACTTTGACCTACGTTCTTATCTGTGTAGCCATTTGGGTTGAGAATGTTAGATAAGAAAATTTGGTAGCATGGTTCTAGGCTCTAAACATTTCACAATTGATGAAACATTTGTGATGCCAGCATGGTAAAGGTCACAACTGATCCTGGGTTTTGGAGCTACATAAATATATTGATTAAGTAGTCCTACATCATCAGACCTTTTCGTTCTTCAATTTATTGATTATCTTCTGGCTTCCTTTCAGGTTACTGCTTCGACTAGAAAAATAGCAAACTCACAAATCCCTGCCTACACTGATCTTCCATCTCAGTTGATGTGCCAGGTTCATAATGTTGCACTTCATGTAAGTAAAATTCTAGGTGATTTTGGTTTTCTACTGTCTTTTTATGAGAatagttattttttttttgtttggtacACATCTCCAGGCTGACAAGGAGACTGATGAGATCTATGCTCAGATGACCCTTCAGCCAGTAAACTCTGTAATGTTTTCATTTTACTTTATTGAATGACATATTGTGATCCATGTGGCCCCATTTAGGAATCAGATTTTTATCAAAGCCATGACATCATTTCAATGATCATGCCTAGACTGCCATTATGTTGCTTTAGAAATAAGTAGAAATCTAGTTATATTAATTTCTTTGTTGATTGATGGTTTCCTTGGTTTATGGAGATTCATTAGCAACCTATGGCAATTCTACTTTGTCCATATGTTAATTAGTATTGCTAAGTTGGTAATGCAAGAACCTTTGGGAATAAATCAAATTGTGTTGcagcttctccttttttgttagaTAGTTTTATTACAACTCATTTTTATTATGAGACGATGAAACTATAAGAGTGCAACAATAGATGTGCATTTGTAAATTCCTATTAGTGTTCTCTAAAGCTTAGTGTTGAACACAGATGGTTTTTAGGTGGACAAGATTAGACCTGAGTGCTCTGTAGTAATATGCAAGATTGCTGTTGCAGTCCGGAAATTCATCAAaaccaaggtaggcaataccgaatgataccgtccagtacgggcggtatgtaccggtccgacgacataccggtacgcggattgTCCACTACCGGGCagaatgaaaaataataataaaataatatatttatatttatatataaatattttagaaaaaggcgacattcggcgacgtcgccgaggcgcctATTTcggattttttatatatatatatttatatatttaaataaacgaggcgacgtcgccttttaaataatatatatatatatatatatatatatatatatatatatatatatatatatatatatatatatatatatatatatatatatatatatatataccccgagcggtataccgctcagtataccaTTTTGTATCGTAACAAGCGAACgtcgaaatgccggtacggtacggtattgcgaaccttgatcaaAATTATTATGTATAGATGAcgacataaaaaatgaaagattaaaatatatttttagagtTATTTAGTCTAAGAGAGGTTTCCCATTAACTATTGTTTCCTTTTTTCCTTTCACCAAAGTGATGTCCTTATGTTTTTAAAGTTGTTTAGTCTAAGAGAGTTATTAACTACTGTGGTGCTCAGTTTCCCTTTCTCCTTTCAGGAAAGTGATGTTCTTCATATTCCGGATCTTGGTCATACTAAATGTAAGCACCCAACTGAAATATTTTGTAAGATTTTGACTGCAAGTGATACTAGCACACATGGTGGATTCTCCGTACCTCGAAGAGCTGCTGAAAAGCTATTTCCACAATTGGTGAGGAGTATATTTTGTGCTCACTTTCTATTGGATATGCCCATAAACTTTCTTGTATTTTCCAGGATTATTCAATGCAACCTCCAAATCAGGAGCTTATTGTCAGAGATTTGCATGATAACCTGTGGACATTCCGGCACATCTATCGAGGTATGAGTCTAGGCATATTTGAGGTTCTTATAGCATCTATATTTTcgaataaatttgataaaaaaaataattgtctCATCTGGGGATATTTTTTGTAGAAATTGAAAAAAATGGTTTATGCAGGAATATCCTGCAATGTTGTGTCCCTAGTTGTTGTGCTCACTCACTGATAAGCATTTTCTTTCACCATGCTGCTTTCATTTTTAGTATTGATTTTTTAGCACTTCATGTAACAGAGTCCTTGTATTATCTTTCCAGGACAGCCAAAGAGACACCTTTTGACAACCGGATGGAGTTTGTTTGTGGGTGCAAAAAGGCTTAAAGCTGGTGATTCCATACTGTTTATTAGGTAAAATGGCAGAACAAGAGAAATTAGTTTCACGATTTTATTCTGGAACTTCCATTTTCAAACTAAGGAACATGAGAACTACTGAATGATGGTTCTTTTATTTGCATAATTGATGTATTCTACAAGTTCATGGAAGATGTAGTTTGGAAATGATATAGCCGGTGTTCAGGTTTAAAAAATGTTGTTAATGAAAGTCTCAAGGGATAGTTTTCTTGGTTTCTATTAAATTTCTCTGTTCTCTTTCTCTGCAAGCAGTTAACAAATTAGATGATGGAGCGCTATCTTTTAGGAAATCTTGTAGGCTCAAAAATTATTTTTCCAGAGACTTCCCATTATTTTTCTACTTTGGAGATGTATTATGTGGATTTTCTTCCCTGAATTATGTTATTGAGAAATCATGTGTGTCTATGATTCTTCAAGAAGCAACCGATAAAGAAGCTTCCTTAAATCATGTGGTTTCTCTTCCTTAACTAGAAGCTATTTTGCTTGGagttaatttgatttgaataattgAAGGATTTGGGGATCAGTTGATGTATATATCTGCACATTATCAGTTGCTTTTCTGGACCAGTCTGATAACTTTAAATACAAAAGAAAATCTCTAAGGAGAAAGGACAAACTCTGTTCATTTCCAGAAACCAATGAAACATGTGGTATGTACAGGGATGAGAAGTCACAGCTACTCTTGGGCATCAGACGTGCCTTCCGTAAGCAAATAGCCCAGCCGTCATCTGTACTCTCCACAGATAGTATGCATATTGGTGTCCTTGCTGCAGCAGCTCATGCTACATCAAGTAGGAGCCCATTCACTGTATACTATAATCCTAGGTGCATTGTCTTCCTCTTTCTTGTTTGATTGACATGTATTATAAAATTGAGCTACCTCTACTTATCATTCTTAGATATTTATGTTTCTTTCTATTTGCTTCAGAGCATGTCCTTCAGACTTTGTAATTCCTTTAACCAAGTACCATAAAGCAGCATATACCCAAGTACCAATTGGGATGAGATTTGGCATGATGATTGAAACTGAGGAGTCAAGCAAACGCAGGTCCTCTTTCTGTCATCACTTCCTAGACTTACTTTTCTTTTTGTTGTCATTCATGCATTGCAATTGTTCTATGGGATCAAATGTAGCTGCATTCCTAGTGCTTGACCTCAATGACATAGATAAGAATATGTTCGAGTCAGATCTCCATATACTTTAATTTGAAGTATGTGTATGTACTTACAAGTTCTGTAAATTTATGTGTTTGCATAGTTTTTGTACATTCACATGTGTTTGCATTACAATAGAGATAATAATATATGTCTCTGTTTTGTTATGCATTCATTTGTATGTATTCATGCACGAACTCTGTGCATTGATGCACAGATGACTTTGCTAGCACAGGCGTGGTGCAAGGACATATACATGGTGCATCAAGACAAGTACAAGCTCTATCTATGTGAAAACTTGTGTCATGCTACCTAAATATGCTCGACATTAGCAATTCTGTTGCTTATGTTCTATAAATTCACCAGACTCATTATGTAGCTTctacaaatatgtatatatatatttaaacatGATGTAACATTGTATGACTTGTGTTGGTTGTTCTTGTAGATACATGGGCACAATTGTAGGTATCAGTGACTGTGATCCAGTAAAATGGCCTAATTCAAAGTGGCGAAACCTGCAAGTGAGTCAGCTCTTGCTCATTGATGTACAAGAAATTTACTGTTGACAATCTGAATGATGAAATTCTCCTTCTGGACTAATTTCTTGTTTCCTACAATTTTCAGGTGGAATGGGATGAACATGGTTATGGAGAGAGACCTGATAGAGTCAGCTTATGGGAAATTGAAACCCCGGAAAGTCTTTTTGCTTTTCCTAGTATAACATCAAGTTTAAAAAGACAATGTCTTCCTGGATATGTAGGTAAGTGTGTTTTTCTTCATATTATTTGGAAGCACTGATCTCCTTTTTGTCTTTCTGGTTGGCAAGCTTCGGTGATAAATATATCTATTATCATATCGACTTCTTATTGATCCCATAGATGGTAGCACAACTAATTATCACAGAAGACAATATGAGTTTGGTTTTGCACAATCCTGATTATCTTGGTTATGTTTGCAGGTCCTGCAATAAACATTCAGTTTGGAAATTTGAAACCATTTCCAAAGCCAGCCAAAAATGGGAATCCAAACTCGGAGCATTTAATTGCTGGTGTAGGGTCAGAAAATCTTCTAAATATTCTTAATAAACCTACTAGCCATGATGGTCTACTTGGATGTCATCAGTCCATATACTCCAGTATTTTGCAGAATGTTAGAAGTGGTGAAATTTCTAGAAACTTCTCCTTAACTATGCCAACATTCCATACAATGGGAAATTCTACCCACCAGGTAATAGTCTCCACAGCAGCAATGCAACAGAAACAGCATCTCTCTCCACAGCGATGTATGGTTCCATTGGGAGATGTTATGCCACAAGAACAGAGGCATTATTTAGTGCCCCAGGGTGTTGAATTAGATTCTGCATCAAGGACACATGTAAACTCACAAGTATCAGGTAGTGATGAAGTTTCCCCAGCAGAGCCTGAACAAAAATTTCAAGATCATAACACAGGAAACGAGAATGGAATCAACCTACGGAGGACTGAAAATGCATCATTAGATGAATCCAGTGCTCAGCAATCAGAGATGGATTCTGTGGTGTTGCCAATTGATCCGAATAAGCAATCAGATGATATGATTAAAACAATTTCTCATGACATACTGGCAGAAAATCTGGACCAATTGCCAAACCAtcaaaatgttgaaagttttactaGCCCATTTGATcatgataacattgcagatcaaaTATCCGTGAAGCAAGGGCTACAAGTGAAGGTACAAGGTCATCGCAAAATTGTTCGGCAGCAAAGTGATCCGACTGGGGCACAGTCACCTGGGTTAGAAGCAACACAGTCGTCAGATGTGTGTAATTTAAATAACTTGCTTCCGTGTCAAGACTACTTGCATCATAACTTGGATCATGATGAATGGATACCACAGCATTCATGTCTTCAGTCCTTCATGAGCTCATCAAGGACACCAGAAGTTCCCTGTATCAATGGTAAGCCAGATTCATTATATCTCTCTGCAGCCGAAAATGCTGCAACTTTTACTTCTGATATATCTTCTCTAGCAAAACCTCACAGCTTTGAACCCATAGAGACATATCAGCTATCATGCATTTCAGATTCAGACACGGGGCAGCACTGCACAACTAATATTCAAGAATATTTAGGCACTCAGTTGAACTCATTAGATGATGAGCTGCTTGTCCAAGGCATCCTTTCGTCTGAGGTTCACAACATAGATGTTCAAGGACATTGCTGTGTCTTGCAGGGTATGCCCAATTCATGTGGGACAATGGACTTGTCGGAGGAGAGTAATACCCAAAGTGAGACAATTGGCAATCTCCATCTTGACCCTAGCAACGAAAGCATGGATATGGGTCTGATTCCAAGTGTGACTATAGAAGGCCTCAGTTCCATAGGATCTTCCAAGTTTCGTATAGCTTCAGTGATGCCAGTCTGCATTTTCAATTCAAATCAGGAACAGATGTCTAAAATTACTTCAATGAGATTGACAGACTCGGAATCCTCTTTACAAGACATCCCTGACTGCTCTGCTGGTACATCATCTGGTAGTATAGCTGCAAATGATTACAGGTTATACCGAGGTTCCAGGAAGCAAGTGTGTCAACAACCTTTAAGAACATACACTAAGGTGGAATATTGGCTTCTGAAATTGAACTTACACAAGAACAAACAAATAGACTTGTCTTTGAACTAACAAGTATTGCAACCTATGTTGAACAGGTTCAAAAGCTAGGATCTGTTGGAAGATCGATTGATGTGACACGCTTTAGCAATTACCATGAATTGAGATCTGCAGTGGCCTGCATGTTTGGGTTAGAGGGACAGCTGGATGATGCACGAGGCTCAGAATGGAAACTTGTTTATGTGGATTATGAAAACGATGTTCTTCTGGTTGGGGATGATCCATGGGAGTGAGTgcactttcctttttctttctcatgCAATTGCTTTGATTCAATAATATCCCTGACAGGCCATTAAATTAACCGATGTTTCTGGCAAATGCAACTTTTCTGAAATATGTTTTAGTAACATTATTTTGCTCCACATCCTAAATTGTAAGTGCACCTATGCTATCTAAATCTATGATTGTGTGGTCAACCCATAACAAAGCAAAATTGATACTGCAGATCGTAGAGTGGTAGGTTCCATATGTTCACTCTTACACTTAACCGATTAAAGTTATTTATCTTCCGGACATATTTGCTTGAGTTGCGTACCCATGTTGACTTACTGAGTTTGATGTTTTTCCCTCGTCTGGATTTCTTTTGACGTTAAAGTGATTAAGAGTAGAACAAATTTCAGACGCTGTTCCCTGATGATCTCGAACCATGATTTTGTTATTATATATGGGAGCATACATGATTATCTACACAGTGTTTTTTATTGTTCAGTTTAAATGTTTCTTGGGTACATATCAAGCATTATTTTTGATGTCTGGTGCTTTTAATTGGTCAAGCGGATATCAAGTCTATCATGACTTCATGTTCTGTACATAAAATATCCTCCCCATGGAATGATTTAGTGTAGGTCATATCATCTCTTTCGTCAATTATTAAACAAACGATTGCTTATATCATGCAAATGTTGTCCCATGCACTTGCTTGCAGAGAATTCATAAACTGTGTCAGATGCATCAGAATTTTATCGGCTTCTGAAGTACAACAGATGAGCCAGGAGGGCATGCAGGTGATGGAAGGACTTGTATAAACCATCAATGAAAGTCTAAGAAATTCCGTACCATTCTCAGGATGATGAAGCGAACTTCCGTAAAGCTACCATGATCTTATGTTTGCGAGCGAACTTTTCAGAATTTCAGCTTGTATATATATTTTACTTCTTTTTAAACTAAGGTTATGAAAGCTTATTGAGATGAGGCATAAATCTCACCATCACTATAAGGACATAAAATGAAGTTGGTAGTGTGAGGAATGAGACCTGGGCATAGCTCGGTCACGGTTTGTTGAAGTAGTGGTTTCCCATTGTTCTATTctagcaaagaaaagaaaagattacATTGAAAGAACATTTGGTGTCAAGTTTGGATGTCCATGTAGCTATAGGGTTTGTATTCCATTTTGCTTATAGTTATTAGCTGCAAATTGGTGTTTGTGATTAGTGGTGCTGATGGTATTACTTTGGAAATTAGCTGCCTCTTAACATTTTCTATTTTTATCATATAATGAAATATAGTTTCAGCAAGTACATAAAAGAGTGACACAGGAATCTGCTTGTGTTGTTGCTGAAGGATCCTGTGAACCTTTTAACCACTAAGCATGCATGTAGATGTTCCACGGTTCTATCTCTTGTGTATCCTAGGGGTCA contains the following coding sequences:
- the LOC135640340 gene encoding auxin response factor 5-like isoform X4 encodes the protein MCQVHNVALHADKETDEIYAQMTLQPVNSESDVLHIPDLGHTKCKHPTEIFCKILTASDTSTHGGFSVPRRAAEKLFPQLDYSMQPPNQELIVRDLHDNLWTFRHIYRGQPKRHLLTTGWSLFVGAKRLKAGDSILFIRDEKSQLLLGIRRAFRKQIAQPSSVLSTDSMHIGVLAAAAHATSSRSPFTVYYNPRACPSDFVIPLTKYHKAAYTQVPIGMRFGMMIETEESSKRRYMGTIVGISDCDPVKWPNSKWRNLQVEWDEHGYGERPDRVSLWEIETPESLFAFPSITSSLKRQCLPGYVGPAINIQFGNLKPFPKPAKNGNPNSEHLIAGVGSENLLNILNKPTSHDGLLGCHQSIYSSILQNVRSGEISRNFSLTMPTFHTMGNSTHQVIVSTAAMQQKQHLSPQRCMVPLGDVMPQEQRHYLVPQGVELDSASRTHVNSQVSGSDEVSPAEPEQKFQDHNTGNENGINLRRTENASLDESSAQQSEMDSVVLPIDPNKQSDDMIKTISHDILAENLDQLPNHQNVESFTSPFDHDNIADQISVKQGLQVKVQGHRKIVRQQSDPTGAQSPGLEATQSSDVCNLNNLLPCQDYLHHNLDHDEWIPQHSCLQSFMSSSRTPEVPCINGKPDSLYLSAAENAATFTSDISSLAKPHSFEPIETYQLSCISDSDTGQHCTTNIQEYLGTQLNSLDDELLVQGILSSEVHNIDVQGHCCVLQGMPNSCGTMDLSEESNTQSETIGNLHLDPSNESMDMGLIPSVTIEGLSSIGSSKFRIASVMPVCIFNSNQEQMSKITSMRLTDSESSLQDIPDCSAGTSSGSIAANDYRLYRGSRKQVCQQPLRTYTKVQKLGSVGRSIDVTRFSNYHELRSAVACMFGLEGQLDDARGSEWKLVYVDYENDVLLVGDDPWEEFINCVRCIRILSASEVQQMSQEGMQVMEGLV
- the LOC135640340 gene encoding auxin response factor 11-like isoform X1 is translated as MSSIQENVGPVGLNSAAVLQDEMKLLGEAPSGRKVINSELWHACAGSFVSLPQPGSLVYYFPQGHSEQVTASTRKIANSQIPAYTDLPSQLMCQVHNVALHADKETDEIYAQMTLQPVNSESDVLHIPDLGHTKCKHPTEIFCKILTASDTSTHGGFSVPRRAAEKLFPQLDYSMQPPNQELIVRDLHDNLWTFRHIYRGQPKRHLLTTGWSLFVGAKRLKAGDSILFIRDEKSQLLLGIRRAFRKQIAQPSSVLSTDSMHIGVLAAAAHATSSRSPFTVYYNPRACPSDFVIPLTKYHKAAYTQVPIGMRFGMMIETEESSKRRYMGTIVGISDCDPVKWPNSKWRNLQVEWDEHGYGERPDRVSLWEIETPESLFAFPSITSSLKRQCLPGYVGPAINIQFGNLKPFPKPAKNGNPNSEHLIAGVGSENLLNILNKPTSHDGLLGCHQSIYSSILQNVRSGEISRNFSLTMPTFHTMGNSTHQVIVSTAAMQQKQHLSPQRCMVPLGDVMPQEQRHYLVPQGVELDSASRTHVNSQVSGSDEVSPAEPEQKFQDHNTGNENGINLRRTENASLDESSAQQSEMDSVVLPIDPNKQSDDMIKTISHDILAENLDQLPNHQNVESFTSPFDHDNIADQISVKQGLQVKVQGHRKIVRQQSDPTGAQSPGLEATQSSDVCNLNNLLPCQDYLHHNLDHDEWIPQHSCLQSFMSSSRTPEVPCINGKPDSLYLSAAENAATFTSDISSLAKPHSFEPIETYQLSCISDSDTGQHCTTNIQEYLGTQLNSLDDELLVQGILSSEVHNIDVQGHCCVLQGMPNSCGTMDLSEESNTQSETIGNLHLDPSNESMDMGLIPSVTIEGLSSIGSSKFRIASVMPVCIFNSNQEQMSKITSMRLTDSESSLQDIPDCSAGTSSGSIAANDYRLYRGSRKQVCQQPLRTYTKVQKLGSVGRSIDVTRFSNYHELRSAVACMFGLEGQLDDARGSEWKLVYVDYENDVLLVGDDPWEEFINCVRCIRILSASEVQQMSQEGMQVMEGLV
- the LOC135640340 gene encoding auxin response factor 11-like isoform X2, with the protein product MSSIQENVGPVGLNSAAVLQDEMKLLGEAPSMSSGRKVINSELWHACAGSFVSLPQPGSLVYYFPQGHSEQVTASTRKIANSQIPAYTDLPSQLMCQVHNVALHADKETDEIYAQMTLQPVNSESDVLHIPDLGHTKCKHPTEIFCKILTASDTSTHGGFSVPRRAAEKLFPQLDYSMQPPNQELIVRDLHDNLWTFRHIYRGQPKRHLLTTGWSLFVGAKRLKAGDSILFIRDEKSQLLLGIRRAFRKQIAQPSSVLSTDSMHIGVLAAAAHATSSRSPFTVYYNPRACPSDFVIPLTKYHKAAYTQVPIGMRFGMMIETEESSKRRYMGTIVGISDCDPVKWPNSKWRNLQVEWDEHGYGERPDRVSLWEIETPESLFAFPSITSSLKRQCLPGYVGPAINIQFGNLKPFPKPAKNGNPNSEHLIAGVGSENLLNILNKPTSHDGLLGCHQSIYSSILQNVRSGEISRNFSLTMPTFHTMGNSTHQVIVSTAAMQQKQHLSPQRCMVPLGDVMPQEQRHYLVPQGVELDSASRTHVNSQVSGSDEVSPAEPEQKFQDHNTGNENGINLRRTENASLDESSAQQSEMDSVVLPIDPNKQSDDMIKTISHDILAENLDQLPNHQNVESFTSPFDHDNIADQISVKQGLQVKVQGHRKIVRQQSDPTGAQSPGLEATQSSDVCNLNNLLPCQDYLHHNLDHDEWIPQHSCLQSFMSSSRTPEVPCINGKPDSLYLSAAENAATFTSDISSLAKPHSFEPIETYQLSCISDSDTGQHCTTNIQEYLGTQLNSLDDELLVQGILSSEVHNIDVQGHCCVLQGMPNSCGTMDLSEESNTQSETIGNLHLDPSNESMDMGLIPSVTIEGLSSIGSSKFRIASVMPVCIFNSNQEQMSKITSMRLTDSESSLQDIPDCSAGTSSGSIAANDYRLYRGSRKQVCQQPLRTYTKVQKLGSVGRSIDVTRFSNYHELRSAVACMFGLEGQLDDARGSEWKLVYVDYENDVLLVGDDPWEEFINCVRCIRILSASEVQQMSQEGMQVMEGLV
- the LOC135640340 gene encoding auxin response factor 5-like isoform X3, whose translation is MSSIQENVGPVGLNSAAVLQDEMKLLGEAPSMSSGRKVINSELWHACAGSFVSLPQPGSLVYYFPQGHSEQVTASTRKIANSQIPAYTDLPSQLMCQVHNVALHESDVLHIPDLGHTKCKHPTEIFCKILTASDTSTHGGFSVPRRAAEKLFPQLDYSMQPPNQELIVRDLHDNLWTFRHIYRGQPKRHLLTTGWSLFVGAKRLKAGDSILFIRDEKSQLLLGIRRAFRKQIAQPSSVLSTDSMHIGVLAAAAHATSSRSPFTVYYNPRACPSDFVIPLTKYHKAAYTQVPIGMRFGMMIETEESSKRRYMGTIVGISDCDPVKWPNSKWRNLQVEWDEHGYGERPDRVSLWEIETPESLFAFPSITSSLKRQCLPGYVGPAINIQFGNLKPFPKPAKNGNPNSEHLIAGVGSENLLNILNKPTSHDGLLGCHQSIYSSILQNVRSGEISRNFSLTMPTFHTMGNSTHQVIVSTAAMQQKQHLSPQRCMVPLGDVMPQEQRHYLVPQGVELDSASRTHVNSQVSGSDEVSPAEPEQKFQDHNTGNENGINLRRTENASLDESSAQQSEMDSVVLPIDPNKQSDDMIKTISHDILAENLDQLPNHQNVESFTSPFDHDNIADQISVKQGLQVKVQGHRKIVRQQSDPTGAQSPGLEATQSSDVCNLNNLLPCQDYLHHNLDHDEWIPQHSCLQSFMSSSRTPEVPCINGKPDSLYLSAAENAATFTSDISSLAKPHSFEPIETYQLSCISDSDTGQHCTTNIQEYLGTQLNSLDDELLVQGILSSEVHNIDVQGHCCVLQGMPNSCGTMDLSEESNTQSETIGNLHLDPSNESMDMGLIPSVTIEGLSSIGSSKFRIASVMPVCIFNSNQEQMSKITSMRLTDSESSLQDIPDCSAGTSSGSIAANDYRLYRGSRKQVCQQPLRTYTKVQKLGSVGRSIDVTRFSNYHELRSAVACMFGLEGQLDDARGSEWKLVYVDYENDVLLVGDDPWEEFINCVRCIRILSASEVQQMSQEGMQVMEGLV